A region from the Paludicola sp. MB14-C6 genome encodes:
- a CDS encoding MFS transporter produces MKNFFHSMKLILNRMKTKVSFAVGADRLNKEFLQFSGMHLMYLLATSITMVFVNTLLMRVAADPNTIALKYNMVHFVFVGLSMTWAAMFMKKFNNKVIIVIGVSLSMLTYLLTFIFMENLDQVYAIVAMVHGIATGFYWIIYFDSLLIYSNDDTRDLAMSFLGIFAGIISLVMPLVSGAAIQNLPGFLGYYVVFGICFAIATYAVYLVTKLPVVAPTGGKTKFRLLLKNIYTKKVWFFVIHMDFFKGIREGAFSFFLNVLLFKIVQSEGLVGLNTTLVGVTSMISCIVAGKIMRPNNRMKLMLLGTTILTSLACILFFQLNTITILMLSIANSFLGFFVVNPTTTTMYTVLELVPNANELKTELISTSECYKNFGRILGVLLIMVLPQTNFYYVLSLVILTVTQYVTVLFAKITLKSAKNYAVVKENSEC; encoded by the coding sequence TTGAAAAATTTCTTTCATTCTATGAAATTAATTTTAAATCGAATGAAAACAAAAGTGTCTTTTGCTGTGGGAGCTGATAGATTAAATAAAGAGTTTTTGCAGTTTTCTGGAATGCATTTAATGTACTTGTTAGCAACAAGTATTACGATGGTATTTGTTAATACCTTGCTTATGCGTGTTGCCGCAGATCCAAATACAATTGCATTAAAATATAATATGGTTCACTTCGTCTTTGTAGGACTTTCTATGACTTGGGCAGCTATGTTCATGAAAAAGTTCAATAATAAAGTAATTATCGTAATAGGTGTGTCGTTATCAATGCTTACCTACTTGTTAACCTTTATTTTCATGGAGAATTTAGACCAAGTATATGCAATTGTAGCAATGGTTCATGGTATTGCTACAGGTTTTTATTGGATTATTTATTTTGATTCGTTGTTAATATATTCAAATGATGATACAAGAGATCTTGCAATGTCCTTTTTAGGTATATTTGCAGGTATTATTTCATTGGTAATGCCTCTCGTATCGGGGGCTGCAATTCAAAATTTACCGGGCTTTCTTGGATATTACGTTGTATTCGGCATTTGTTTTGCTATAGCAACATATGCTGTTTACTTAGTTACAAAATTACCGGTCGTTGCGCCAACAGGCGGAAAAACCAAGTTTCGTTTGTTATTAAAAAACATATATACAAAGAAAGTATGGTTTTTTGTTATTCATATGGATTTCTTTAAAGGAATTCGTGAAGGTGCATTTAGCTTTTTCTTAAATGTTTTATTATTTAAGATAGTTCAAAGCGAGGGCTTGGTAGGATTAAATACAACTTTAGTAGGAGTAACATCTATGATTTCCTGCATTGTTGCGGGAAAGATTATGCGGCCGAATAACCGCATGAAGTTAATGTTGCTTGGTACTACCATTTTAACATCATTAGCTTGTATTCTTTTCTTCCAGCTCAATACAATTACCATTTTGATGTTATCTATTGCAAATTCATTTTTAGGATTTTTTGTAGTGAATCCAACTACAACAACGATGTATACTGTTTTAGAGCTTGTGCCAAATGCAAATGAATTAAAAACAGAGTTAATTTCTACATCCGAATGCTACAAGAATTTCGGTCGTATTTTAGGCGTATTGCTAATTATGGTATTACCACAAACGAATTTTTATTATGTTTTATCATTAGTAATATTAACAGTAACTCAATATGTTACAGTTTTGTTTGCAAAAATAACTTTAAAGAGTGCGAAAAATTACGCAGTCGTTAAGGAGAATAGCGAATGTTAG
- a CDS encoding tRNA (adenine(22)-N(1))-methyltransferase, giving the protein MLDKRLLAIANLIRKGSYVCDVGTDHAYLPCYLVKEGITKQCVACDINEMPLQSAKEHIQSYGFEAQIETILSDGLKNVPSAKAQDIVIAGMGGELIAKILQGVSYTKEKDKRFLLQPMTFVPYLRKYLCENGYEILSEMPVIDKNKTYTILCVAYTGVVKEPSALFLLVGKIPENQSEEAKIYIQRQYQKQIKIAKSIEESSEKKDKAQQYYQIAFELKDLLNKKEG; this is encoded by the coding sequence ATGTTAGACAAACGATTATTGGCAATCGCAAATTTAATCCGAAAAGGCAGCTATGTATGCGATGTAGGAACAGATCATGCATATCTCCCTTGTTATTTAGTAAAAGAGGGTATTACAAAGCAATGTGTTGCTTGTGATATAAATGAGATGCCATTACAAAGTGCTAAGGAACATATTCAAAGCTATGGCTTTGAAGCACAAATTGAAACAATTCTTTCAGATGGGCTTAAAAATGTTCCGTCAGCAAAAGCACAAGATATTGTAATTGCTGGTATGGGTGGAGAGTTGATAGCGAAAATATTGCAAGGTGTATCTTATACCAAAGAGAAAGACAAACGCTTTTTGTTACAGCCAATGACATTTGTTCCATACCTACGAAAATATCTTTGTGAAAATGGGTATGAAATTTTAAGCGAAATGCCCGTTATTGATAAAAATAAAACTTATACGATATTGTGTGTAGCATATACAGGTGTGGTAAAAGAACCATCTGCATTGTTTTTATTAGTCGGTAAAATACCTGAGAACCAATCAGAGGAAGCCAAAATTTATATACAACGTCAATATCAAAAACAAATAAAAATTGCGAAAAGTATTGAAGAATCATCAGAGAAAAAAGATAAAGCACAACAATATTATCAAATTGCTTTTGAGTTGAAAGACTTATTAAACAAAAAGGAGGGCTAA
- a CDS encoding transglycosylase domain-containing protein — protein MNNNNSTTPRVVRTGPKTTNKRSRKKPSSPTVKKMKRAFAVIGKVLLTTILVLTITGCIVGTALTIYVTKFIDSGSVIDLSTLKLSFTGTIFAKDKDGKDVEVQNISNGENRVWVDYEKVPQDLKDAIVYAEDARFWTHSGVDFKRTFGAFFGLLIGEKGFGGGSTIAQQLIKNYNGDINNRTIEVKIKEIITAMNLDKNNPKETILEAYMNYIALHYNTYGVQAGAKLYFNKDVSELNLEECAALAVISKSPATCNPIQNPARNKERRQYALKQMLKYGAITQEEFDKAYNADLKLAGDKNNDHVKDDNVKTTGPVQKVQSYFIDSVIDEVVNDLMVEKGYNKSNATQKLYSQGFKIYTSMEIETQKILENYFENPANFKFKGEEAKSLQAYMSIMNYDGNIVATVGGRGKKEGNRILNRAVSSKRPAGSTMKPLGVYAPAFEQNLINWSTVMEDSAVQKVKDPETGEERDWPSNYEKRYEGPVTIIDALRVSKNTIPVRIVNALTPQNSFDFVYNKLNLKSLIPTGKINNVNPASLALGDGGITVNELVAAYQIFGNGGYYIQPKMYTKVKDGEGKVILDTTTRERKQVISGDTAYIMNKGLWNVVDNGTGKYAKLSNWETVGKTGTSNDRKDLLFMGLTPYYVAGIRYGFDDNKLEINQDRSGGYGHHLKTWKNVMEQVHKGRNKADFELDGSNVVELEFCKETGLLAQSGCPKKETGYYKKNSLPDVCSLHGSTAP, from the coding sequence ATGAATAATAACAACTCGACAACTCCAAGGGTAGTAAGAACAGGCCCAAAGACAACCAATAAAAGAAGTAGGAAAAAGCCATCATCTCCTACTGTTAAAAAAATGAAAAGAGCATTTGCTGTCATAGGCAAAGTTTTACTAACTACTATACTTGTTTTAACAATAACCGGATGCATTGTCGGTACTGCATTAACGATTTATGTAACCAAGTTTATTGATTCTGGTTCTGTTATTGATTTATCAACATTAAAATTAAGCTTTACTGGTACGATCTTTGCAAAAGATAAAGATGGAAAAGATGTAGAAGTTCAAAATATCAGCAACGGCGAAAATCGTGTGTGGGTGGACTATGAAAAGGTTCCACAAGATTTAAAAGATGCAATTGTATATGCAGAAGATGCAAGATTTTGGACGCACTCCGGTGTGGACTTTAAACGTACATTTGGTGCATTTTTTGGATTACTAATTGGCGAAAAAGGCTTTGGTGGTGGTTCAACCATAGCCCAACAGCTTATCAAAAACTATAATGGTGATATTAACAACCGTACAATTGAAGTTAAAATTAAAGAAATTATCACCGCTATGAATCTTGATAAAAATAATCCAAAGGAAACTATCTTAGAAGCATACATGAACTATATTGCTTTACACTATAACACTTATGGTGTGCAAGCGGGTGCAAAACTATACTTTAATAAAGATGTATCTGAATTGAATTTAGAGGAATGTGCAGCTTTAGCGGTTATTTCAAAAAGCCCTGCTACTTGTAATCCAATTCAAAATCCTGCAAGAAACAAAGAACGTAGACAATATGCGCTTAAACAGATGCTTAAGTATGGTGCTATAACGCAAGAAGAATTTGATAAAGCATATAATGCGGACTTAAAGCTTGCTGGTGATAAAAACAATGATCATGTAAAGGATGATAACGTCAAGACAACAGGTCCTGTTCAAAAAGTTCAAAGCTACTTTATTGATAGCGTTATTGATGAAGTTGTTAATGATTTAATGGTAGAAAAAGGCTATAACAAGAGTAATGCAACACAAAAATTGTATTCACAAGGCTTTAAAATCTACACTTCAATGGAAATTGAAACTCAAAAAATACTAGAAAACTATTTTGAAAACCCGGCGAACTTTAAATTCAAAGGCGAAGAAGCAAAATCACTACAAGCATATATGTCCATTATGAATTATGATGGTAATATCGTTGCAACAGTAGGCGGAAGAGGTAAAAAAGAAGGCAACCGTATTTTAAACAGAGCAGTATCCTCAAAACGACCTGCCGGTTCAACAATGAAACCACTAGGTGTATATGCGCCTGCTTTTGAACAAAACTTAATTAACTGGTCCACTGTTATGGAGGATAGTGCTGTTCAAAAAGTAAAAGATCCTGAAACAGGTGAAGAACGTGATTGGCCTAGCAACTATGAAAAACGATACGAAGGTCCAGTTACTATCATTGACGCATTGAGAGTTTCTAAAAATACAATTCCGGTGCGCATTGTAAATGCTTTGACTCCTCAAAATTCATTTGACTTTGTTTATAATAAGTTAAATTTAAAATCACTTATCCCTACAGGCAAAATCAACAATGTCAACCCAGCTAGCTTGGCTTTAGGCGATGGTGGTATTACTGTAAATGAATTAGTAGCTGCTTATCAGATTTTCGGTAATGGTGGTTACTATATTCAACCTAAGATGTATACCAAAGTAAAAGATGGCGAAGGAAAAGTTATTTTAGACACGACTACACGTGAAAGAAAACAAGTTATTTCCGGTGATACAGCTTATATTATGAATAAGGGCTTATGGAATGTTGTAGACAATGGTACTGGTAAATATGCAAAACTAAGCAATTGGGAAACCGTAGGAAAAACAGGTACTTCCAACGACAGAAAAGACCTATTGTTTATGGGCTTAACACCTTATTATGTTGCTGGTATTCGTTATGGATTTGATGATAACAAATTAGAAATCAACCAAGACCGCAGTGGTGGGTATGGACATCATTTAAAAACTTGGAAGAATGTTATGGAACAGGTTCATAAAGGACGTAATAAAGCTGATTTCGAATTGGATGGCTCAAACGTTGTTGAACTTGAATTCTGTAAGGAAACAGGATTGTTAGCTCAATCCGGATGTCCTAAAAAAGAAACAGGTTATTATAAGAAAAATAGTTTACCTGATGTTTGTAGCCTTCATGGCTCTACAGCTCCATAA